The following are from one region of the Lentimicrobiaceae bacterium genome:
- a CDS encoding nucleotidyltransferase domain-containing protein, translating into MNGDIKKILANALSNEPVNRAWIFGSFSRGEETGNSDLDIMVQFSEEQKISLFYYLHLKNHLEHITKRKIDLVEEGQLKEFAKASVEKDLILIYERRVKG; encoded by the coding sequence ATGAATGGAGATATTAAAAAAATATTAGCCAATGCTCTTTCTAACGAACCGGTGAATAGAGCATGGATTTTCGGTTCTTTTTCCCGTGGAGAAGAAACAGGCAACAGCGATTTGGATATTATGGTACAATTTTCAGAAGAGCAGAAAATATCTTTGTTTTATTATCTTCACTTAAAAAATCATCTGGAACACATTACTAAGAGAAAAATTGACCTGGTTGAAGAAGGCCAACTGAAAGAATTTGCAAAAGCAAGCGTTGAAAAAGATTTGATCTTAATTTATGAGAGAAGAGTTAAGGGATAA
- a CDS encoding DUF86 domain-containing protein has protein sequence MREELRDKERLNHILEAIDNIYEFTKDISFEAFSENKMLRFAVIKNLEIVGEAANLLTKELKKQYSEIIWGDITGLRHVLVHGYYEISNKIIWNTIQYDLKPFKGKIQKILIEIS, from the coding sequence ATGAGAGAAGAGTTAAGGGATAAAGAACGGTTAAATCATATATTAGAAGCTATTGATAACATATATGAATTCACGAAAGACATTTCTTTTGAAGCCTTTTCGGAGAATAAAATGTTACGATTTGCAGTAATAAAGAATTTGGAAATTGTTGGTGAAGCTGCAAATTTACTTACCAAAGAACTCAAAAAACAATATTCTGAAATAATCTGGGGCGATATTACCGGTTTGCGTCATGTGCTGGTACACGGTTACTACGAAATAAGCAATAAAATCATCTGGAACACGATACAATATGATCTGAAACCATTCAAGGGAAAAATACAAAAAATACTCATAGAAATTTCATAA